DNA from Leptotrichia sp. OH3620_COT-345:
ATCCATAACCAAAAAGTCATGCAGTGGGCTTTAAATAATACTGCTGTTAAAATCGGACAAAATGGGGACTATATGTATACTAAAAAACTTGAAAAAGATAAAATTGACCCTACTGTTGCTTTGACAATGGCTTTAGAAATGGCGGTGTCAGATGAAGTATAATGTTGACACAGTTCGAGAAAGTGGTTGGTATAATAAAAAAGAATGGTTGGCTGTCCGTGATTATGTAAGACAACGTGA
Protein-coding regions in this window:
- a CDS encoding terminase TerL endonuclease subunit, with translation MHNQKVMQWALNNTAVKIGQNGDYMYTKKLEKDKIDPTVALTMALEMAVSDEV